A genome region from Myroides fluvii includes the following:
- a CDS encoding putative signal transducing protein, whose translation MEHKKIFAGSEVMVLAVRNLLEENNIAYIIRDDIEAGRAAGFGTLGKAIHVFVEEQDVARAEALLKENNLEE comes from the coding sequence ATGGAACACAAAAAAATATTCGCCGGTAGTGAAGTAATGGTTTTAGCCGTTCGCAACTTATTAGAAGAAAACAACATAGCTTATATCATCCGCGATGATATCGAAGCCGGACGCGCTGCTGGTTTCGGAACTTTAGGCAAAGCTATTCACGTTTTTGTTGAGGAGCAAGATGTAGCTCGAGCAGAAGCGTTACTAAAAGAAAATAATCTAGAAGAATAA
- a CDS encoding DUF2157 domain-containing protein: MKEKENNISKQELFLLKEYSSMDNQQLSELYDSHGTVSEKDWKNFVYYALLVSGAGFLISGIVFFFAFNWDNMPKSVKFSLIGAGLLLSVYFSLTNRVKEGIQKISLLASTVLVGVLMAVFGQTYQTGANAYDLFLTWLVVITPLTVLSKFTYQWLFYSILANTTVILALVQLLQVDSIFMGILYLLGTNLLLFILPQLKLVAADFKIDQFYKQIQLIAIYLLAATGVGFWLFTNTQRHEANDVQGATWTLISALLVLVAGLGMGWKQKQIYLFSYAFIACISCGLMLLMKLVEDGAEGLLVYMLYSIGAIFLIIKVVSMKSKAWKHEE; encoded by the coding sequence ATGAAAGAAAAAGAAAATAACATCTCAAAACAAGAGTTGTTCTTGCTTAAGGAGTATTCTTCTATGGATAATCAACAGCTTTCGGAGCTCTATGATTCCCATGGAACGGTATCCGAAAAGGATTGGAAGAACTTTGTTTATTATGCGCTACTTGTTAGTGGAGCAGGATTTTTAATTAGTGGAATTGTATTCTTCTTTGCCTTTAATTGGGATAATATGCCGAAAAGTGTTAAATTTTCACTCATTGGAGCTGGACTTTTGCTCAGTGTATATTTTTCCTTAACGAATCGTGTAAAAGAAGGGATACAAAAAATTAGTTTACTGGCGAGTACAGTGTTAGTCGGGGTTTTAATGGCTGTTTTTGGACAAACGTATCAGACAGGTGCCAATGCCTACGATTTATTTCTTACTTGGTTAGTAGTCATCACACCACTTACTGTGTTAAGTAAGTTTACTTATCAATGGTTATTCTACAGTATTTTAGCTAATACAACCGTTATTTTAGCCTTGGTACAGTTGCTGCAGGTGGATTCTATTTTTATGGGGATTTTGTATTTGTTAGGTACCAATCTTCTTTTGTTTATCCTTCCACAGCTCAAATTGGTGGCTGCAGATTTTAAAATTGACCAATTTTATAAGCAAATCCAATTGATTGCTATTTACCTTTTAGCAGCAACAGGCGTTGGCTTTTGGTTATTTACCAATACCCAACGCCATGAGGCTAATGATGTACAAGGAGCAACCTGGACATTGATTAGTGCCCTATTGGTGTTAGTGGCAGGATTAGGGATGGGATGGAAACAGAAACAAATCTACTTGTTTTCCTATGCGTTTATTGCGTGTATTAGCTGTGGATTAATGTTGTTAATGAAGCTTGTTGAAGACGGTGCTGAAGGCTTGTTGGTTTATATGTTATATTCAATAGGGGCTATATTCCTTATTATTAAAGTAGTGTCAATGAAATCTAAAGCGTGGAAGCATGAAGAATAA
- a CDS encoding DUF5606 family protein — translation MSLEKVLAISGKPGLFELIVQTRTGFIAESLADGKRSTVGLKNNVSLLSEISIYTHEGEIKLFDVFKNIATKENNGEAISHKVSDPELVAYFQEVLPNYDAERVYNSDIKKVINWYNIVQKRGLIQEAFQEAVEENK, via the coding sequence ATGAGTTTAGAAAAAGTATTAGCTATTTCTGGTAAACCAGGATTATTTGAGTTAATTGTTCAAACACGCACAGGATTTATTGCAGAATCATTAGCTGACGGGAAAAGAAGCACAGTAGGATTAAAAAACAACGTTAGTTTATTATCTGAAATCTCAATATACACGCACGAAGGAGAAATTAAACTTTTCGACGTATTTAAAAATATAGCGACAAAAGAAAACAACGGAGAAGCAATTTCTCACAAGGTTTCTGATCCAGAATTAGTAGCTTACTTCCAAGAAGTATTGCCAAACTATGATGCAGAGCGCGTTTACAATTCAGATATTAAAAAAGTAATTAACTGGTATAATATCGTACAAAAAAGAGGGTTAATTCAAGAAGCTTTCCAAGAAGCAGTTGAAGAAAACAAATAA
- a CDS encoding fumarylacetoacetate hydrolase family protein, protein MKLASINNGTRDGQLVVVSKDLTKAVVVSEIATTMQAALDQWATKETLLKEVYDNLNAGKLSNTIDFTTAKVMAPIPRAYHWADGSAYVTHVELVRKARNAELPASFWTDPLMYMGASDAFIGATDDILIEKEEWGIDFESEVAVITDDVPPGVDAQTALKHIKMVTILNDVSLRNLIPAELGKQFGFYQSKPWTTFAPVMVTLDELGDDWKDGKLHLPLHSTLNGTLVGSPNAGVDMTFNFGQLVAHAAKTRSLMAGTVIGSGTVANQGSPSGSSCLAEVRCLETIKEGKPVTPFMQFGDRIEIEMMDKEGKSIFGRINQVVKEYKK, encoded by the coding sequence ATGAAATTAGCTAGTATCAACAATGGCACAAGAGATGGTCAATTAGTCGTTGTTTCAAAAGATTTGACAAAAGCAGTTGTAGTAAGTGAAATTGCAACTACCATGCAAGCAGCATTAGATCAATGGGCAACAAAAGAAACACTTTTAAAAGAAGTGTATGACAACTTAAACGCAGGAAAACTATCTAATACCATCGATTTCACAACCGCAAAAGTAATGGCGCCAATTCCACGCGCGTATCACTGGGCAGACGGAAGTGCTTATGTAACACATGTTGAATTAGTGCGTAAAGCGAGAAATGCAGAATTGCCAGCATCATTCTGGACCGATCCTTTAATGTACATGGGAGCTTCAGATGCTTTTATCGGAGCAACAGATGATATCTTAATCGAAAAAGAAGAATGGGGAATCGACTTCGAATCGGAAGTAGCTGTTATTACAGATGATGTACCTCCAGGAGTAGATGCACAAACGGCGTTAAAGCACATCAAAATGGTAACGATCTTAAATGACGTATCATTGAGAAATTTAATTCCAGCAGAATTAGGAAAACAGTTTGGATTTTATCAATCAAAACCATGGACCACTTTCGCACCTGTCATGGTAACCCTTGATGAATTAGGAGATGATTGGAAGGACGGGAAATTGCATTTGCCGTTACACTCAACATTGAACGGAACTTTAGTCGGATCGCCAAATGCAGGAGTAGATATGACCTTCAATTTTGGACAGTTGGTTGCTCATGCGGCAAAAACGCGTTCGTTAATGGCTGGAACAGTAATCGGATCTGGAACGGTTGCTAACCAAGGAAGCCCATCAGGATCAAGCTGTTTAGCAGAAGTTAGATGCTTAGAAACCATTAAGGAGGGCAAACCAGTAACCCCATTCATGCAATTCGGAGACCGAATCGAAATTGAAATGATGGATAAAGAAGGAAAAAGCATCTTTGGTAGAATTAACCAAGTGGTGAAAGAATACAAAAAATAG
- a CDS encoding L-type lectin family protein → MKNKVFFFIALCISLTSFAQQARMFPYYLPLTGTSKPPEIEEYFGSNAPTLAQRYTEDGLALTFDEDEHAFTGFALSNLSFTSNYGIEVEFKYAMIDGKKYNGNYGDGLSMFLYDSDKPFQIGGQGASLGYVYRNSSTNADIPGLNGAYLGVGLDLYGDFKTRSTGSGEKKEGIAGGTFSNRGYSHITIRGGSHGTNRYKGYPVLYSTATRGSWEGNARLDYDTGEYELRDSNLNKSFDLRTGYDREGEIIYHTVKVMILPNPSNTGSYIFMVVKHPDGVSDILYRYYYSHAFKTKDQDNVLYNFQTSMPANFKVGFAAGTGGATQTHLVKDVVIRLPYSPITYPNDVIFCIGDGDNKDRNVSIDPYRYTYFYRGEMSFPIGGNSADNIDFDSFRFEDEEGYPLNASTPYKHTVPGVGIWEYQRGSRKVKFTATTNNLSQGEYSIYYSAKGHNKPNMGPFGDEVYRSQPTKLTVIMKECERLVNPLIPVRIEVEEESGEFEHSWS, encoded by the coding sequence ATGAAAAATAAAGTATTCTTTTTTATAGCACTATGTATTTCACTAACTAGTTTTGCACAGCAAGCTAGGATGTTTCCCTATTATTTACCGCTTACAGGTACAAGCAAACCACCCGAAATTGAAGAATATTTTGGTAGTAATGCACCTACTTTAGCCCAGCGATATACAGAAGATGGATTGGCCTTAACCTTTGATGAAGATGAACATGCCTTCACGGGATTTGCGCTAAGTAATTTATCTTTTACTTCGAATTATGGGATTGAAGTAGAATTTAAATATGCGATGATTGATGGGAAAAAGTACAATGGTAATTATGGAGACGGGTTGAGTATGTTTTTGTATGACAGTGATAAACCCTTTCAAATCGGTGGACAAGGAGCTAGTTTAGGTTATGTGTACCGAAACTCATCAACTAATGCAGATATTCCAGGGTTAAATGGAGCCTATCTAGGTGTTGGATTGGATCTTTATGGCGATTTTAAAACCAGATCAACAGGAAGTGGAGAGAAAAAAGAAGGGATAGCAGGAGGGACCTTTTCAAATAGAGGGTATAGTCACATCACCATTCGCGGAGGATCACATGGGACTAATCGCTATAAAGGCTATCCTGTATTATATAGCACAGCTACACGGGGTAGTTGGGAAGGAAACGCTCGATTAGATTATGATACAGGAGAGTATGAATTAAGAGATTCAAACTTAAATAAAAGCTTTGATTTGCGTACAGGTTACGATAGGGAAGGAGAAATCATTTACCATACAGTGAAGGTCATGATTTTGCCCAATCCGAGTAACACAGGAAGTTATATCTTTATGGTGGTTAAGCATCCAGATGGAGTCAGTGATATTCTATATCGATATTATTATAGTCATGCCTTTAAAACCAAAGATCAAGACAATGTACTCTACAATTTTCAAACCTCAATGCCGGCTAATTTTAAAGTTGGTTTTGCTGCGGGGACTGGTGGTGCTACACAAACCCATTTGGTGAAAGATGTCGTGATTCGTTTGCCTTATTCACCTATTACTTATCCAAATGACGTTATTTTCTGTATAGGAGATGGAGATAATAAAGATAGAAATGTATCCATAGACCCCTATAGATATACCTATTTTTATCGAGGAGAAATGAGCTTTCCAATTGGAGGAAATTCAGCGGATAATATCGATTTCGATAGTTTTCGATTCGAGGATGAAGAAGGGTATCCACTCAATGCATCTACTCCCTATAAGCATACGGTTCCAGGGGTCGGAATTTGGGAATATCAGCGCGGTTCGAGAAAAGTTAAATTCACAGCTACAACAAATAATTTAAGTCAAGGGGAATATTCCATTTATTATTCTGCTAAAGGACATAATAAACCCAATATGGGACCCTTTGGAGATGAAGTATATCGCTCTCAACCAACGAAACTTACGGTTATTATGAAAGAATGTGAACGATTGGTTAATCCCTTGATCCCCGTAAGGATTGAAGTTGAGGAGGAATCAGGAGAATTTGAACATTCTTGGAGTTAA
- a CDS encoding TonB-dependent receptor domain-containing protein, translated as MNNAYILLLSLCGLNLNAQTEAQLDSIFQQHTTNLGEVIIRMDKPVFQQKADKMVFNVESSTLSEGSTVLEVLGRAPGVVVSQDGELSLRGKKGVSVMINGKLSSLSSKELANLLRSTNSSVVKNIEIIANPSAKYDAAGNAGIINIVLKKSVLEGLNGTVYVNGGRGRKNRVNSGLSLNYTHNKLSLYTDYSYTFRGEEERKAFDQDFFDPNQPNTLIKKTAQTYRTSEPLTSNNFKIGADYQVSTKTTLGVLFDAKIGRYENKSKGSSQIYTPIHTLFSDIRSNNYNDEHWYDYTFSMNGIHKFSEDGVHFDFDVEYENSKFRSLQTQLQENLLPSSENYPNRKGKIPSTLQVWNGKLDFTIPINEKQTLETGWKSIVKSNDNPSVYELEQNSQWIIDPVTTNHYDYKEQIHALYANYKIALDHWQIQFGLRNEYTDRKINQKTTKEEYNKNYNKLFPSASIKYETDNAHSYYASYSKRINRPSHFDLNPFRFYDDPFNYWQGNANLKPETTHATEVGYIWSKYLIATVYFSQTHDVMTQVYKYEQDHTILVKTQENLSKSYHYGTTLTATTNPTDFWTMSTMFNLFNNKYKGTYEGTTIDSEQLAFTLNAQNSFTLFKGIKAEVNAQYFSKSNIGLYKRDSYFDLSIGASTPVLKEKGSIKLALTDVLKTNNYTIQGDNFNSKVKQEYNLDSRIFTLSFNYKF; from the coding sequence ATGAATAACGCTTATATTTTATTACTTTCATTATGCGGATTGAACTTAAACGCTCAAACCGAAGCACAATTAGACAGTATCTTTCAACAGCATACCACCAACTTGGGTGAGGTAATTATCCGCATGGATAAGCCCGTATTTCAACAAAAAGCGGATAAAATGGTTTTCAATGTTGAAAGCAGTACACTATCAGAAGGAAGTACGGTATTGGAAGTATTAGGTCGTGCACCCGGTGTTGTTGTTTCACAGGATGGGGAACTATCTTTGAGAGGAAAAAAAGGAGTAAGTGTGATGATCAATGGCAAGTTGAGTTCGCTTTCTTCAAAGGAACTAGCCAATCTACTTCGATCAACGAATTCATCCGTCGTCAAGAATATTGAGATTATCGCCAATCCCTCTGCTAAATACGATGCAGCAGGAAATGCGGGAATCATCAATATTGTATTGAAGAAAAGCGTTTTAGAAGGGCTCAACGGAACGGTCTATGTCAACGGCGGAAGAGGAAGAAAAAACCGCGTCAATTCAGGACTGAGTTTAAACTACACCCACAATAAACTAAGTCTCTACACCGATTACAGCTATACGTTTCGAGGCGAAGAAGAGCGCAAAGCATTTGATCAAGACTTTTTTGATCCCAATCAGCCAAATACCCTAATCAAAAAAACGGCGCAAACGTATAGAACGAGCGAACCGTTAACCTCCAATAACTTCAAGATTGGTGCGGATTACCAAGTTTCCACTAAAACAACTCTTGGCGTTCTATTTGATGCAAAAATTGGTCGCTACGAGAATAAGTCGAAAGGAAGCAGTCAGATTTATACCCCTATTCACACGTTGTTTTCTGATATTCGCTCCAATAATTACAACGACGAACACTGGTACGATTATACGTTTAGTATGAATGGAATACACAAATTTTCAGAAGACGGTGTTCACTTTGATTTTGATGTGGAATACGAGAACTCCAAATTTAGATCACTGCAAACTCAATTACAGGAAAACCTCCTGCCATCCTCAGAGAATTATCCCAATAGAAAAGGAAAGATTCCATCCACGCTACAAGTATGGAATGGAAAATTAGATTTCACTATTCCTATCAATGAAAAACAAACGCTAGAAACAGGTTGGAAGTCCATTGTTAAATCCAACGACAATCCTTCCGTGTATGAATTAGAACAAAATAGTCAATGGATTATTGACCCTGTAACGACGAATCACTACGATTACAAGGAACAGATTCACGCTCTATATGCCAACTATAAGATTGCTTTAGACCACTGGCAGATTCAATTTGGTTTGCGCAATGAATATACGGACCGCAAGATCAATCAAAAAACGACGAAAGAGGAATACAACAAGAACTACAATAAGCTTTTCCCTAGTGCCTCGATAAAATACGAAACAGACAATGCACACAGCTATTATGCTTCGTACAGCAAACGCATTAACAGACCGAGTCACTTTGATTTAAACCCTTTCCGCTTTTACGACGACCCTTTTAATTATTGGCAGGGAAATGCAAACCTAAAACCAGAAACTACCCATGCTACCGAGGTTGGTTATATTTGGAGTAAATACCTGATTGCGACGGTTTATTTTAGCCAGACCCATGATGTAATGACCCAAGTTTACAAGTATGAACAAGACCATACAATTCTCGTTAAAACACAAGAGAACTTAAGCAAATCGTACCATTATGGAACTACCCTTACTGCCACAACAAATCCAACGGATTTTTGGACGATGAGTACGATGTTTAATCTTTTCAACAACAAGTACAAGGGTACATATGAAGGAACAACCATTGACAGTGAACAATTGGCTTTCACCCTAAATGCACAAAATAGCTTTACCCTATTTAAAGGAATAAAAGCCGAAGTGAATGCGCAATACTTTTCCAAATCAAATATCGGCTTATACAAAAGAGATTCTTATTTTGATCTATCCATCGGTGCCTCTACTCCAGTATTAAAAGAAAAAGGAAGTATCAAATTGGCACTTACTGATGTATTAAAAACCAATAACTATACCATTCAAGGAGATAATTTCAATTCAAAAGTAAAACAAGAGTACAATCTAGACAGTCGTATTTTCACTTTATCCTTCAATTATAAATTTTAA
- a CDS encoding HAD-IIB family hydrolase yields the protein MEQFFITDLDGTLLNSTGYLSFESEQILQEIVNTSPHKLGFATARGWTSAAKVIQRIPWNFPVILNNGALIYDWQAQKVLKIKGIESGEVQKVLELALTKGVSPFIFTLNENFEEGIFYQSNPSRGLQYFMNLRPHDPRFIEVVDLAQEATAWDAQSLVLMFIDAYDILVPLKLQLQEQHGEELKCLLLQDQYIPNHFVLEVSSAKATKEKAIEYLQEQYNIKGENLHLFGDNLNDQGMLKLEAHTYAVGNAHPSILDLAQHKIATNDQDGVAQTIKHLVNQVL from the coding sequence ATGGAACAATTTTTTATAACCGATTTAGACGGAACCTTGCTCAATAGCACTGGATATTTGAGCTTCGAAAGTGAACAAATCCTCCAGGAGATTGTCAATACATCTCCCCATAAACTAGGCTTTGCCACGGCAAGAGGATGGACGAGTGCCGCCAAAGTGATTCAACGTATCCCGTGGAATTTTCCGGTCATCCTAAATAACGGCGCGCTAATTTACGATTGGCAAGCCCAAAAGGTATTGAAGATTAAGGGGATAGAGTCTGGCGAGGTGCAAAAGGTATTGGAGTTAGCCCTTACAAAGGGAGTTTCTCCTTTTATATTCACGTTGAACGAAAACTTTGAGGAAGGAATTTTTTACCAATCCAACCCAAGTAGAGGATTGCAGTACTTTATGAATCTTCGTCCACACGATCCTCGATTCATAGAAGTAGTAGATTTGGCACAAGAGGCAACAGCTTGGGATGCACAAAGTCTCGTGCTGATGTTTATTGATGCGTATGATATTTTAGTACCACTTAAACTTCAGTTGCAAGAACAGCATGGAGAAGAACTCAAGTGTTTGTTACTGCAGGATCAATACATTCCCAATCACTTTGTATTGGAAGTTTCAAGCGCTAAAGCAACCAAAGAAAAAGCGATTGAATATTTACAAGAACAATACAATATTAAAGGAGAAAATTTACATCTATTTGGCGATAATCTCAATGATCAAGGTATGCTGAAATTGGAAGCACATACCTATGCCGTAGGCAATGCACATCCCTCTATTTTAGATTTGGCACAGCATAAGATAGCCACCAATGATCAAGATGGAGTGGCGCAAACCATTAAACACCTTGTAAATCAAGTCCTCTAA
- the bcp gene encoding thioredoxin-dependent thiol peroxidase, giving the protein MTQLKVGDQAPNFVGIDQAGVKHQLSDYKGKKLVVFFYPKASTPGCTWEVCNLRDNYQELKDQGFELLGVSADSAARQQKFIDKNKLPFPLLADESKEVLNAFGVWGPKKFMGRTYDGIHRMTFVINPEGIISEIIEKVKTKDHAAQILGQ; this is encoded by the coding sequence ATGACACAGTTGAAAGTTGGTGATCAAGCGCCAAATTTTGTTGGTATAGATCAAGCAGGAGTAAAGCATCAATTAAGTGATTATAAAGGGAAAAAATTAGTGGTCTTTTTTTACCCTAAAGCCAGTACACCGGGTTGTACTTGGGAGGTATGTAACTTGAGAGATAACTACCAGGAATTGAAAGATCAAGGTTTTGAGTTATTAGGAGTAAGTGCTGATTCTGCAGCAAGACAACAAAAGTTTATCGATAAAAATAAGTTGCCATTTCCCTTGTTGGCAGATGAGAGTAAAGAAGTATTAAATGCTTTTGGCGTTTGGGGGCCTAAAAAATTCATGGGACGAACTTATGATGGCATTCATCGCATGACTTTTGTTATCAATCCAGAGGGAATAATTAGTGAGATTATTGAAAAGGTGAAGACAAAAGATCACGCAGCTCAAATTTTAGGACAATAG
- a CDS encoding DUF4401 domain-containing protein, with protein sequence MKNKALDSLMSQLENRGITIQEQVLERIQDEQSIKYSFLKVVAILGSLLAVGFFFGFLYMAIGDSLGTVSFSLFAVILYGISLLGNKKSEPALRDGVFVATYISSLACLIFAFIDSNASETTNLLIVTVFSIIGFLSFKSKLIQFLSVVGFYYGLIYLLKLIPLSYGDSFVFWLALIGLYLMFYFELNLRTCSVFLAAKFNALRNGLFVVVFLDLIQQNFERINPMRWMLGRSYGEFNIVYHRIYLVFVAIILIGLTYSTVKAIQDKVKINKMPVVTVLSCLLIVGLSFLMRGFGIPFAISVLLLVWSFHFRFQKGMALALATLALSLISYYYYLDVTLLSKSLILMGLGVLFLSLFVIYTKLNREK encoded by the coding sequence ATGAAGAATAAAGCATTAGATTCTTTGATGAGTCAATTGGAAAATCGTGGAATAACGATTCAGGAACAAGTACTTGAACGCATACAAGATGAACAGTCAATCAAGTATTCCTTTTTAAAGGTAGTAGCTATTTTAGGTAGTTTATTGGCCGTTGGTTTTTTCTTTGGTTTCTTGTATATGGCGATTGGCGATAGTCTTGGTACGGTTAGCTTTTCTTTGTTTGCTGTTATCTTATATGGAATCAGCTTACTCGGAAATAAAAAGAGCGAACCAGCCTTGAGAGATGGCGTTTTTGTAGCTACCTATATCAGTTCATTAGCGTGCTTAATTTTTGCTTTTATTGATTCAAATGCTTCAGAAACGACCAATTTATTGATTGTAACCGTATTCAGTATAATCGGATTTTTGTCGTTTAAAAGTAAGCTAATTCAATTTTTGTCTGTCGTAGGTTTCTATTATGGGCTTATTTATCTTTTAAAACTGATCCCTCTTTCGTACGGAGATAGCTTTGTTTTTTGGCTTGCACTAATCGGATTGTATTTGATGTTTTACTTTGAATTAAATCTTCGTACTTGTTCTGTATTTTTAGCCGCGAAGTTTAATGCGTTGCGCAATGGACTTTTTGTCGTGGTATTCTTGGATTTAATCCAGCAAAATTTTGAGCGTATTAACCCCATGCGTTGGATGCTAGGGCGAAGTTATGGAGAGTTTAATATCGTATATCATCGCATTTACCTTGTATTTGTAGCTATAATATTAATTGGATTAACTTATTCTACCGTAAAAGCAATCCAGGACAAAGTAAAAATAAACAAAATGCCAGTGGTAACTGTTCTAAGTTGTTTGTTGATTGTAGGACTGTCTTTCTTGATGAGAGGCTTTGGAATTCCTTTTGCCATTAGCGTACTGCTTTTGGTTTGGTCGTTTCATTTTCGCTTTCAAAAAGGGATGGCCTTAGCTTTGGCAACTCTCGCTTTATCTCTTATCTCCTATTATTACTATTTAGATGTTACTTTACTTAGTAAATCGCTTATTTTAATGGGATTAGGAGTTTTGTTTTTAAGTTTATTTGTAATCTATACTAAATTGAATCGTGAAAAATAA
- the def gene encoding peptide deformylase, whose translation MILSIVGYGDPVLRKVGEDITKDYPNLDELIANMYDTMYSASGVGLAAPQVGLPIRLFVVDCAPFAEIEDNTPEEKEFLTTYKRTFINAKIIKEEGEEWSFNEGCLSIPDVHEMVVRKEQITIEYCDEHFVSYTETINGLAARVIQHEYDHIEGILFTDKLSSLKKKLIAKRLNNIMEGKVFTDYKMKFATKKGR comes from the coding sequence ATGATACTATCAATTGTTGGTTATGGAGATCCTGTTTTGCGTAAAGTAGGAGAAGACATAACAAAAGATTACCCGAATCTAGATGAATTAATTGCTAATATGTACGATACGATGTATTCGGCTAGTGGAGTAGGATTAGCAGCTCCTCAAGTGGGATTGCCTATCCGTCTATTCGTAGTTGATTGTGCGCCATTTGCAGAGATTGAAGACAATACACCAGAAGAAAAAGAATTTTTAACTACGTATAAAAGAACATTTATCAACGCTAAAATCATAAAAGAAGAAGGCGAAGAGTGGTCGTTTAACGAAGGTTGCTTGAGTATTCCGGATGTACATGAAATGGTAGTTCGCAAAGAACAAATTACCATTGAATATTGCGATGAGCATTTTGTAAGCTACACCGAAACAATCAATGGATTAGCAGCACGTGTTATTCAGCATGAGTATGATCACATTGAGGGAATCTTGTTTACAGATAAATTATCAAGCCTGAAGAAGAAATTAATTGCCAAGCGATTAAATAATATTATGGAAGGTAAAGTATTCACAGACTATAAAATGAAGTTTGCCACTAAAAAAGGTAGATAA
- the mazG gene encoding nucleoside triphosphate pyrophosphohydrolase, with protein MHTQQEKLEAVGRLLTLMDELRVQCPWDKKQTFESLRSLTIEEVYELADSISVGDSKEMQGELGDLLLHIVFYAKIGSEKGLFDVKTIADGICDKLVYRHPHIYGDTQVANEQEVLQNWEQLKLKAGRTSVLEGVPTSLPAIIKALRMQEKASGIGFDWSDKTEVWAKVVEEIEEFKAEEIAGNKELMEKEFGDILFSLVNYARFVGIDPEHALSQTNHKFMTRFQMMEKLIQEEGKALPQMNLEEMDVYWEKAKKKE; from the coding sequence ATGCATACACAACAAGAAAAATTAGAAGCTGTTGGGCGTTTATTGACCCTTATGGATGAGTTGAGAGTACAATGTCCGTGGGACAAGAAGCAAACTTTTGAGTCGTTGCGCTCGTTGACCATTGAAGAAGTCTATGAATTAGCGGATAGTATTTCAGTTGGTGATTCCAAAGAAATGCAAGGGGAATTAGGTGATTTGCTCCTGCATATTGTCTTTTATGCCAAGATCGGTAGTGAAAAAGGATTGTTTGATGTTAAGACCATCGCAGATGGTATTTGTGATAAGCTCGTTTACAGGCATCCTCATATTTATGGAGATACTCAAGTAGCCAATGAACAAGAAGTCCTACAAAACTGGGAACAACTCAAGCTAAAAGCTGGGCGCACATCTGTTTTAGAAGGAGTGCCTACGAGTCTGCCAGCTATTATTAAAGCCCTGCGCATGCAAGAAAAAGCAAGTGGTATTGGTTTTGATTGGAGCGATAAAACAGAGGTTTGGGCTAAAGTAGTAGAAGAAATTGAAGAGTTTAAAGCGGAAGAAATAGCTGGAAATAAAGAGCTGATGGAAAAGGAATTTGGCGATATTTTATTCTCTTTAGTTAATTATGCCCGTTTTGTGGGAATTGATCCTGAACACGCCTTAAGTCAAACCAATCACAAGTTCATGACGCGTTTTCAAATGATGGAAAAACTAATACAAGAAGAAGGTAAGGCCTTGCCTCAAATGAATTTAGAAGAAATGGATGTGTATTGGGAGAAAGCAAAAAAAAAGGAATAA
- a CDS encoding non-canonical purine NTP diphosphatase translates to MKLIFASNNKNKIQEIKNQLPDSIEILSLEDIGCMVDIPETAATIEGNALLKADYIKRHYGFNCFADDSGLEVDALDGAPGVYSARYAGEEKNDQANNAKLLGELADKDNRKANFKTVIALHYNGEQHLFTGIVAGKILEVAQGEGGFGYDPLFQAEGMTKSFAELTLEEKNAVSHRGRAVSQLVDFLKEKEE, encoded by the coding sequence ATGAAACTTATATTTGCCTCAAACAACAAGAATAAGATCCAAGAAATTAAAAACCAATTACCCGATTCAATTGAAATATTGAGTTTAGAGGATATAGGTTGTATGGTAGACATCCCCGAAACCGCAGCTACTATAGAAGGGAATGCCTTATTAAAAGCAGATTACATCAAAAGACACTATGGATTCAACTGTTTCGCTGATGATTCTGGCTTAGAGGTAGATGCGTTGGATGGTGCGCCGGGTGTATATTCGGCAAGATATGCAGGAGAAGAGAAAAATGATCAAGCAAATAATGCAAAATTACTTGGTGAATTAGCAGATAAAGACAATAGAAAAGCAAACTTCAAGACGGTTATCGCCTTACATTATAACGGTGAGCAACATTTGTTTACAGGTATTGTTGCAGGAAAAATTTTAGAAGTAGCCCAAGGAGAAGGCGGATTTGGATACGATCCTTTATTTCAAGCAGAAGGGATGACTAAATCATTTGCCGAACTAACGTTAGAAGAGAAAAATGCCGTGAGTCACAGAGGAAGGGCCGTGAGTCAATTGGTAGACTTTCTAAAAGAAAAAGAAGAATAG